CTATTTCTGTATGTCACCTCCTTTTCTTGTCTACAAATACTACCTGTCCATGTTGTTTGGCAGACCTCTCTAAACCTTTACTGGTTCAGAGTCTGCACAATTCATGAATtgtttctttgctcaaataaactttgctaaatttaattCATCTAAAGGTTTTCTTTTAACAGTTGTAAAATGATCACCACataatcaagttaattaacatatccattacctctaCATAGTTACTAGtttgtgcatgcatgtgtttgtgtgtggtgagaagatttgaaatttatctttttagcAAATTATAtgatacagtattgttaactatctTCATCATActatacattagatctccagaattaATTCATCTTGCATAACCGAAACtggtatcctttgaccaacatttcatttaatcctttcccCTAGCTCCTGTCAACCACAGTCTACTGTCTActtccatgaatttgactattttagattcccatataagtgagatcatgtactATTCACCAGGGGCTTATTTTAAGGCACTTGAGTAAATCACCATATCTCTGTGCCCTGGTATTCTGAGTTAGTCTTGCTATGAAAGAGTCTTTCTAGGCAACAAACTGCAAAACATTTAAGGATTCAAAGGTTCTTTTCCCAGAAGAAACTGGTGGAAgttgtaatagccaaaaaatatCTGGATCAACTGatgtttagaaaaaatatttgtataactcCACATAACCCTAACTTTTGAAAGTTATACTGCCTGGCTTcttttgatttaaaacaaaaacaaaaacagaagtgaAAAACAGCTTCTTGTCTTTAAGTTTATAAGAATGTTAACACTTGAAAATTTTAAGATACAGATAAACTAAATAAAACTGTTCAAGTTTTTAAAGGGAGCTTAGAAATTTGAAGAATGCAAAGTTAGATATTGCACCATGATTCAtataaccatttttctttttcttccatcctCATAGCTTCCCTCCTATCCATTATCTGTGTAAATTTTTATCCTAATTTAATCAATTTCATAACAACCCCTtctttgttataaaagcaagttatGTTATTTTAAGCTGTTTTGGGTCAACATGAAGCATAATAAGATAAAGATGGGTTAGTGCTGTCTCCAAGGCCCCAGCCTAGAGTGAGAGGCAGAAGCCTATTCTCTCTAGGGCTCTTATTACAATGGGGTGCAGGAGAGGGAAGCATTAATCTTGGCAGAATGGGAGGAATCAGAGAAAGGAGGCATGATCTCTGCATTCTGGCATCTCTCCAATGGACTGAAAAGAGAacacagagggagacagacataTAACCTTTTCTATAATTAGAATTCTGATATGTGCTGGGAGGAAATGTTCTCAAGGCTAGCTAGTGTACAAGGAGTGGCAGTGGGGCCTGACCTAGTTCTCTTGCCTTTGCTCACACAGTTTGGGAGGTCTAAGACTCCCCTGAGAAAGCGATCTTTGAATTGAGATCTGAGTGGAAATAACTAGGCACTGGGAGGGGGTGAGGTGAGGAGAGGGCCAAGAGCTTTCCTCAGAAAGGGAACTGTTTGAGCAGAGACCTTGGGCAGGAAAAGGCTTTGCATGTTAGAGAAACTGAAAGCATGTCAGCAAAGCTAAAGTACAGAGACAGTGAGACCCGGGTGCCAGGTCAGGCTTAAAGGTAGACCAGGGCTAAATTGTGCATAATCTTGTAGGCTGTGCCAAAGATTTTGTTCTCTGTCTCAAGAATGCTACTTTGGGAGATCAGGCAAAAGGTTAGGGTGGTGGCAAAGGGGTTAATGTAGAGATGAGgtaaaagaagtaaaatagagATGGATTGTATAAaaggagtgagggagagggaggtgtCAGAATGCTGCTCAGGTTCTGACTTTGCAAAGAGGGGGACTTTCCTCAAGGTGATCTAAGGTTCTGAACCACCATTTCTGTCACTTTTTCTTAGTTTTAGTGTGAGAAGTGGGGAGCTAGCTGTCCAGGTACACAGATACACACTGCTATCTTTCTTACTTTTGTTCTGAAAACAGAGGCTCATATTTGGAGAGTGAATGAGTGAGAAGCCAGAGGAGAAGGTgagcaggcagaggccaggcaggagggagagaggaggaagagtagGATCCAGGGACACTCCTGCCAGAAAGGAGtcagagaagacagagaagaggcGGGGGAAGGGAGAGCAAGGACTAGGACACAGGTTAAATGTGAGGCCGGGAACAGTGAGATGGAAGAATCCTGGGATGTGAAGGTTGTAAAGAATCTTAACCAAACTGGTCCAATCCTCTCAATGTACAACTgagaaaattttcatgtttttactttGTTAGAAATGTGATACTTTCGcttgtagaaattttaaaagacataaaagtgTAAAGGAAGTTAAGATCACACAAAGCCTTTCCACCTAGAGATATCCACTGTTAAAGCAAggactttccttttcttttcctctttacaTTTTCAACAAGGTCGGAGTTATAACACAGACACAACTTTCTGCCCAGCTTTTACAACTTCCCCACACGGTGTCCCAAACTCTGCATTGAAACAGGAGATTGAGACAAGCTGGTGTGGAACGTACTGAGGTGAGCGGTGGCGTCAGGACTCTTTGGACCCCAACCTCCTCGCAGTGTGAAGAGTTAACATCCGAAGACCCTCTGGCAGAAGCAGCCAACCGCCGGTTATTCGGAGTAAGAGCGTTGCCTGCGTCTGGGCTTGGGGACAGGCCGGCAACCTCGCCAGTAGAGGCGGGGAGAGGAGCGCGGAGGTTCCCCTTCAGCGACATGAGGTCCCTGCTGCTTCTGCCGCTCTGGGCGCTCCTCCGGGTTTGGGGAAGTCCTGAAGGTGAGTGGAAGGAGGGCTTCGGGCACGCGTCGGGCGGGTTGAGAGAGGGAGCCCAGTTAGACAGCCTGGGCCCCCCGCTCGAGCCCCGGGGAGAGGGAGCGCGGCTCAGAGCTCGGAGACGCCACCCCTCCTTCCAAGCTCAGCtgctgttgtttcttttttcctcccttctccgTGTGCTGTCTGCTCTCCCGGCCACTTGCTAGGCGCCTCCaatcttccttctctcccagtCCCGCAGAGGCATTTCCCCTTCCGCTGCCTCCAGATCTCGTCCTTCGCCAACAGCAGCTGGACGCGCACGGACGGCTTGGCGTGGCTGGGGGAGCTGCAGACCCACACTTGGAGCAATGACTCGGACACCATCCGCTTCCTGAAGCCGTGGTCCCGGGGCAAATTCAGCGACCAGCAGTGGGACATGCTGCAGCATACCTTCCGAGTTTACCGAACCAGCTTCACCAGGGACGTACAGGAATTCGTCAAGATGCTGCGCTTAGCCTGTGAGCTCAGGGATGGGATCCTGGGCAGGTATCCAAGGGGAGAGAATGGACACGGAAGCCCAACTGGGAGGCAGCGGCCCCACCTGACAGGATTCTCTGTCCTGTCCACCCTCTTCTGATTTTCACTTCTGCCTGGGGATGTCGCAGTCTCTGACTTCTCACAATGCCCCTTATTCTTGCCTGCTCCAGGTCACTAGTCACCCACTCTCACTTCCCTGAACTCTGGGGTCTCCATTATAACCCTCACATCAATTTCCTCTCTTTCATCCTGTCCAGTCTTTTAAACGCTTCTCTGATCTCTATCCGTTCCTCTCCACAGATCCCATTGAGCTCCAACTGTCTGCTGGCTGTGAGGTGCACCCTGGGAACACCTCAACAAACTTCTTCCACATAGCACATGAAGGAAAGGATATCTTGAATTTCCAAGGAACTTCTTGGGAGCCAGCCCCAGAGGCCCCAGTTTGGATAAATGTGGCTGTCGGAGTGCTCAACCATGACCAAGGCACCAGGGAAACAGTGCAGTGGCTTCTCAATGACACCTGCCCCCAGCTTGTCACTGGCCTCCTTGAGGCCGGGAAGTCAGAGCTTGAGAAGCAAGGtcagcctgccttcctcaccACTGGCCCCCACTCCAGGGTTCTCGTGCCTTTGAGCATCCAAAGAAGGGAAaggcccaggaggggctggaTAAGGTGTGAGGGGATTTATCATTCCACAGACATCAACTGGGCACTTATTGGGTTCCATGAACTGAATTATGTAAACACTGGGGGCCAAAGCTGAGTTGGGCAGGTAGCATCCTTGTTTGAGGGGGAGGATGAGAAGACAGAATAACAACTAAAGCAATGTTAGAAACGTGCTACCTGTTGCAGTTGAACAAAGGGTGTTCTAGGAGTGCAGAGGAGGGACGTTTATGGGAGGCTGGGATCAGAGAAGGGGAATGAGTACTAGGGAAGGTTCTGGAGAAGATGAAACAAATGGGTTGAAGTTATGAGAGACTTCATTTCCAGAAGTAGGCATGTGGGGAATGTGAGCCTGATATGAGGCCTGGAACCTCTAATGCAGAGTCTTCACTCTAAGATGCCCCATTTCCTGTTGGATACAGTGAAGCCCGAGGCCTGGCTGTCCAGTGGCCCTAGTCCCGGGCCTGGCCATCTGCTGCTGGTGTGCCACGTCTCAGGATTCTACCCAAAGCCCGTGTGGGTGAGGTGGATGCAGGGTGAGCAGGAGCAGCCGGGCACTCAGCACAGTGACCTCCTGCCCAACGCTGACTGGACATGGTATCTCCGAGCGACCCTGGATGTGGCAGCTGGGGAGGCGGCTGGCCTGTCTTGTCGGGTGAAGCACAGCAGTCTAGAGGGCCAGGACATCATCCTCCACTGGGGTGAGAAAGGGCTGGGTCCCAGGCTGGACATGGGAGGAGGTGGTCCtcaggcagagaggcaggcacTGGGGAAGGATGGGCTGGATTCACCCAGCATAGAGGAATTTCAGAGaggggagggatggaaggaggggATTCCAGATACAGGAAGGAGGGAAATAAAGACCTGAAACTCAAAAAGGATTGAGAT
Above is a window of Lemur catta isolate mLemCat1 chromosome 3, mLemCat1.pri, whole genome shotgun sequence DNA encoding:
- the CD1D gene encoding antigen-presenting glycoprotein CD1d isoform X1, coding for MRSLLLLPLWALLRVWGSPEGASNLPSLPVPQRHFPFRCLQISSFANSSWTRTDGLAWLGELQTHTWSNDSDTIRFLKPWSRGKFSDQQWDMLQHTFRVYRTSFTRDVQEFVKMLRLAYPIELQLSAGCEVHPGNTSTNFFHIAHEGKDILNFQGTSWEPAPEAPVWINVAVGVLNHDQGTRETVQWLLNDTCPQLVTGLLEAGKSELEKQVKPEAWLSSGPSPGPGHLLLVCHVSGFYPKPVWVRWMQGEQEQPGTQHSDLLPNADWTWYLRATLDVAAGEAAGLSCRVKHSSLEGQDIILHWAGGSHASLGLIILAVLVCLVSLLALIVGLRLWLKRHCSLSRHPVTSSLHLLSRTQDLGSQDFSSGLLRN
- the CD1D gene encoding antigen-presenting glycoprotein CD1d isoform X2 — encoded protein: MRSLLLLPLWALLRVWGSPEGASNLPSLPVPQRHFPFRCLQISSFANSSWTRTDGLAWLGELQTHTWSNDSDTIRFLKPWSRGKFSDQQWDMLQHTFRVYRTSFTRDVQEFVKMLRLAYPIELQLSAGCEVHPGNTSTNFFHIAHEGKDILNFQGTSWEPAPEAPVWINVAVGVLNHDQGTRETVQWLLNDTCPQLVTGLLEAGKSELEKQVKPEAWLSSGPSPGPGHLLLVCHVSGFYPKPVWVRWMQGEQEQPGTQHSDLLPNADWTWYLRATLDVAAGEAAGLSCRVKHSSLEGQDIILHWGGSHASLGLIILAVLVCLVSLLALIVGLRLWLKRHCSLSRHPVTSSLHLLSRTQDLGSQDFSSGLLRN